The Aulosira sp. FACHB-615 genome includes a region encoding these proteins:
- a CDS encoding HAMP domain-containing sensor histidine kinase: MSSLTDNVNLSAFVHDVLNGLGSTSLILNQLINGVHGLSQEEVKSLLSAVLQTNNRIVNLVEAQKVNPTNFVSRIDMLFFLQNLYLEFSPLAQARSLGLHYVTMQKYKHGTTVVGDTTGLERMLSNLLQNAINYTESGDIFLRLANQDNNLVIEIEDTGIGIAPENLENMFRPLWRSLDSQGSGLGLYVVKSVAIAHDLKLTVSSKPGRGTKFTVVFPYKKESHYGLSCNSGGWENAISA; this comes from the coding sequence ATGTCTAGCTTGACTGACAATGTAAATTTATCTGCTTTCGTCCACGATGTTCTTAATGGACTAGGTAGCACATCTTTGATTTTGAATCAACTGATCAATGGCGTACATGGGCTTTCTCAGGAAGAGGTAAAATCTTTGTTATCAGCTGTTTTACAAACAAACAATAGAATTGTTAATTTAGTTGAAGCGCAAAAAGTCAACCCAACAAACTTTGTGAGTCGGATTGATATGTTATTTTTTTTACAAAACTTATATTTAGAATTTTCTCCACTAGCCCAAGCACGATCTCTGGGACTGCATTATGTAACCATGCAAAAATACAAACACGGAACAACAGTAGTAGGAGATACTACAGGCTTAGAAAGAATGCTTTCTAATCTTTTGCAGAATGCAATTAATTATACTGAGTCTGGAGATATATTCTTGCGCCTTGCTAATCAAGATAATAATTTAGTGATCGAGATTGAGGATACTGGTATTGGGATTGCTCCAGAAAATCTAGAGAATATGTTTCGCCCTCTGTGGAGATCGCTTGATAGTCAAGGGTCAGGCTTGGGGTTGTATGTTGTCAAGTCTGTAGCGATCGCCCATGATCTGAAGCTCACTGTTAGCTCAAAACCAGGTAGAGGGACGAAGTTTACAGTAGTATTTCCCTATAAAAAAGAGAGCCACTACGGACTCTCTTGTAACAGTGGGGGTTGGGAGAATGCGATATCTGCTTGA
- a CDS encoding DUF3854 domain-containing protein produces MFDERHLQLSSVYTKNSEYFIRTAIYPLVNFLCEKIIQRIKEELDNKLKLEVGEETYIMTPDEDGGWKWEKYDESANKFVPTTKEVEEELNELVSETLAEQVTSDTPEPKSDTNEFKGKLDGLDKRIIKAIYQTLFSDTAESKTNTTEEKVTESIESTPETETESTPNTNNQAVVESVKSSDFETNAESTPNTTSEVVVESYPSTDNTATKSTSNNEIIEKNTASQNTTVIEQTLVNKSSVVEHRESSKTIDASVSRLEPNHWREIVEGSAISPFIAELNFESLDFDSVEQQHQAWEYLIYSEKISRRNDGRLRDADLERYQHIEKGGWWCNAGVDPRSFANLQPGELPENKLWGCFKPNTPRPKKDAAGQIVEGKFIKYEHPPKTELSIFLLDVPDDIANKVYSKVGVQPSERDRVSGFWYCVWKHNVPITITEGAKKAASLLSQGYAAIGLPGIYAGYRSKDELGNQIQPVLHDELAVFATKERHINICFDYETKSKTKRNIAIATYRTGQLLESTGANVNVIQLPGTEKGVDDFIVAQGARAFEDLSQKAQPLEDWHKNNQQLDLRLTIFLKNGQEIRLYEQKGDGTVNVTPQGEEVVEEIFDNTPRKKVVAQESESEPDFTLPVMPGLPTFLPPQFNTDFDQIVADYHQQKQQAPTPEVSNQLSPSQNQQTKSWARQQRVTQYLQTQPRKRLEERENGEIALAAFHLVKNYGVRQESKDGDQEISIYQADAFAIKSNGDNYTIFRRSDKKVLMTFEADQSAKPTLRVTQKPQDMLSVERQEFLLVFDCIGKNFPSLDEDPRKIANTLGSLSPKGTHAILESFKQKEVFEVLAQTLSKFERDDLTLGNYRILYQKSQQDNSSRLQLLKTDNNGTTRVAASFDINKTPSGMTYQVKTLAINELDLNKLRLLAQKLDIPQKATTVNPYVTSDTEVAVHPTLAKYIDRLETTEQPPQANNSNGETFPVHPELKKIWQAIEHNDRWLPVDYNGRSILPFAFLNSGNLTHANINNNQGLTINEQRELYFAIHTQAQAEILTHKKTDIALSPWDDILKDLTQQPTKNTATATAQPQNQNTVNTTEGSANSKTSTTADTPQSSKTSTTTIERPIKRQTAPKPQSQTIKSDGTILPLHPELQRAWQELEDSKRWNPVAQQASNEFRDKIQTNQGLTISEQRELYFVIQAQAQVEIRTQEKTNIVLSPLNYIVKDLRQQSPLDNQTNHDQTRDTQLPLHSELAEHWQDLEVNKKWTGVADQWNYPLRQKLKETGKLTIGEQRELYQKLVVQREVELNRNQKSDISLPPFSQILDDLRCEREKAINNTYSPKIEVIKPQQHRNTTKFNEVEL; encoded by the coding sequence ATGTTTGACGAACGACATCTTCAGCTATCTTCTGTATATACAAAGAACAGTGAGTATTTTATCAGGACAGCCATCTATCCTTTAGTTAATTTTTTATGTGAGAAAATTATTCAAAGAATTAAGGAGGAATTAGATAACAAATTAAAATTAGAAGTTGGAGAAGAAACATATATCATGACCCCTGATGAAGATGGGGGATGGAAGTGGGAAAAGTATGATGAATCAGCTAATAAGTTTGTTCCTACCACCAAGGAAGTTGAGGAGGAACTAAATGAATTAGTATCTGAAACTTTAGCAGAACAAGTTACTTCAGATACGCCAGAGCCTAAGTCTGATACAAATGAGTTTAAGGGGAAACTAGATGGACTTGATAAACGCATTATTAAAGCAATATATCAAACATTATTTTCAGATACAGCAGAGTCTAAAACTAATACAACTGAAGAAAAAGTCACTGAATCCATAGAGAGTACGCCTGAAACCGAAACAGAATCAACTCCTAACACAAATAATCAAGCAGTTGTCGAGTCTGTAAAAAGCTCTGACTTTGAAACTAATGCGGAATCTACACCTAATACAACTAGTGAAGTGGTCGTGGAATCTTATCCCTCTACCGACAATACTGCCACCAAATCTACTTCTAACAATGAAATTATTGAAAAAAATACTGCGTCTCAAAATACAACAGTAATTGAACAAACTCTTGTCAATAAATCTTCAGTTGTAGAACACAGAGAATCTTCAAAAACCATTGATGCTTCTGTAAGCCGTTTAGAGCCAAATCATTGGCGCGAAATTGTAGAAGGAAGCGCCATATCTCCGTTTATTGCCGAATTAAATTTTGAAAGTTTAGACTTTGATAGTGTAGAACAGCAACATCAAGCCTGGGAATATCTTATATATAGTGAAAAAATTTCCCGACGCAATGATGGAAGACTACGGGATGCAGATTTAGAGCGATACCAGCATATTGAAAAGGGTGGTTGGTGGTGCAATGCTGGTGTTGACCCTCGAAGTTTTGCTAATTTACAGCCTGGAGAACTACCCGAAAATAAATTGTGGGGATGTTTTAAGCCAAACACACCCAGACCAAAAAAAGATGCGGCGGGACAGATAGTAGAAGGAAAATTTATTAAATATGAACATCCCCCAAAAACTGAACTGAGTATTTTCTTATTAGATGTCCCAGATGATATTGCTAACAAAGTGTACTCCAAAGTTGGAGTACAGCCATCTGAGAGAGATCGCGTCAGTGGATTTTGGTACTGTGTCTGGAAACATAATGTTCCAATTACAATCACAGAGGGAGCCAAAAAAGCCGCCAGTCTGTTAAGTCAGGGTTATGCAGCAATTGGACTACCTGGAATATATGCGGGGTATCGTAGCAAGGATGAGTTAGGTAATCAAATTCAGCCTGTGTTACACGATGAATTAGCTGTTTTTGCTACTAAGGAGCGCCACATCAACATTTGTTTTGATTACGAAACCAAATCCAAAACCAAACGCAATATTGCTATCGCCACTTACCGCACAGGTCAACTTTTAGAGTCAACTGGAGCAAACGTCAATGTAATTCAACTACCAGGAACAGAAAAAGGTGTTGATGATTTTATAGTTGCACAAGGAGCAAGAGCGTTTGAAGATTTATCCCAAAAAGCTCAACCCTTAGAGGACTGGCACAAAAACAATCAACAGCTAGATTTACGCCTGACTATTTTTTTGAAAAATGGCCAAGAAATCAGACTTTATGAGCAAAAAGGCGATGGGACTGTTAATGTTACTCCCCAGGGGGAAGAAGTAGTAGAAGAAATTTTTGATAACACTCCTCGAAAAAAAGTAGTTGCACAAGAATCCGAGTCAGAACCAGACTTTACACTGCCAGTAATGCCTGGATTACCAACGTTTTTGCCCCCCCAGTTTAATACTGATTTTGATCAGATAGTTGCTGATTACCATCAACAGAAGCAACAGGCTCCAACGCCAGAAGTTTCAAACCAACTCTCGCCTTCTCAAAACCAGCAAACTAAAAGCTGGGCTAGGCAACAGAGAGTAACCCAATACCTACAAACTCAACCCAGGAAGAGACTAGAAGAACGAGAAAATGGAGAAATAGCTTTGGCTGCTTTCCATTTAGTTAAAAATTATGGTGTTAGGCAAGAAAGTAAAGATGGTGATCAAGAAATATCTATTTATCAAGCCGATGCTTTTGCTATTAAGAGTAATGGAGATAATTATACTATTTTTCGCCGTAGTGACAAGAAAGTATTGATGACCTTTGAAGCAGATCAATCGGCAAAACCAACCCTCCGAGTCACCCAAAAACCTCAAGATATGTTGAGCGTTGAACGGCAAGAGTTTTTATTAGTATTTGATTGTATTGGTAAAAATTTTCCATCACTTGATGAAGATCCCAGGAAAATTGCCAACACTCTTGGCTCTCTTTCACCAAAAGGTACACATGCAATTTTAGAAAGTTTCAAGCAGAAAGAAGTTTTTGAGGTTCTCGCACAAACGCTCTCTAAATTTGAGCGTGATGATTTAACTTTAGGGAACTATCGCATACTTTATCAGAAAAGTCAGCAAGATAATTCATCACGTCTGCAATTGTTGAAAACTGACAACAATGGCACTACAAGGGTTGCTGCTAGTTTTGATATAAACAAAACCCCATCAGGGATGACTTATCAAGTAAAAACTCTCGCTATAAATGAACTCGATTTAAATAAGCTCAGGTTACTTGCACAAAAACTAGATATTCCCCAAAAAGCTACTACCGTAAATCCTTACGTAACGAGTGATACTGAGGTGGCTGTTCACCCAACACTGGCTAAATATATTGATAGATTAGAAACTACTGAGCAACCACCTCAAGCTAACAACTCTAACGGTGAGACTTTTCCTGTTCATCCTGAGCTTAAAAAAATCTGGCAAGCGATAGAGCATAATGACCGATGGCTCCCTGTTGATTATAATGGTCGCTCGATTCTTCCTTTTGCATTTTTAAATTCAGGTAATCTAACTCATGCCAATATTAACAATAATCAAGGACTGACAATTAATGAACAACGCGAACTTTATTTTGCTATTCATACTCAAGCTCAAGCTGAAATTTTAACCCACAAAAAAACTGATATCGCACTTTCACCTTGGGATGATATTCTCAAAGATTTGACGCAACAACCTACTAAAAATACAGCAACCGCAACAGCACAACCACAAAACCAAAATACAGTTAACACTACAGAGGGATCAGCTAATTCAAAAACATCTACTACAGCAGACACACCACAAAGCTCAAAAACATCTACTACAACAATAGAACGACCCATAAAACGACAAACTGCGCCTAAACCCCAAAGTCAAACTATAAAATCTGATGGTACTATTCTTCCGCTTCATCCTGAACTTCAAAGAGCTTGGCAAGAACTAGAGGATAGTAAGCGGTGGAATCCTGTCGCTCAACAAGCAAGTAATGAATTTCGGGACAAAATTCAAACTAATCAAGGACTGACTATTAGTGAACAACGTGAACTTTATTTTGTTATCCAAGCTCAAGCTCAAGTTGAAATTCGCACCCAAGAAAAAACTAATATTGTACTTTCTCCTTTGAATTATATAGTCAAAGATTTAAGACAACAATCTCCCCTTGATAATCAAACTAATCATGACCAAACTCGTGATACTCAATTACCTCTTCATTCTGAACTTGCTGAACATTGGCAAGATTTAGAAGTTAATAAAAAATGGACTGGTGTAGCAGATCAATGGAATTATCCGTTGCGCCAAAAACTAAAAGAAACTGGTAAACTAACTATTGGAGAGCAACGAGAACTCTACCAAAAACTTGTGGTTCAACGTGAAGTTGAACTTAATCGTAATCAAAAATCTGATATCTCACTCCCTCCATTCAGTCAAATTTTAGATGATTTGAGGTGTGAGCGAGAAAAAGCTATTAATAATACTTATAGTCCAAAAATTGAGGTGATCAAGCCTCAACAGCATAGGAATACTACTAAATTTAATGAAGTTGAATTATAG
- a CDS encoding relaxase/mobilization nuclease domain-containing protein, with protein sequence MRMVINESTINNFNIITELAKTKNPCLGNLIDINSSHLQIIANFNFLSSQRPKLKKLGIYCLISLNNTPTILLENNCQQILLEYIKEIGWNDLQYVGFVENSGRYARFHLIFNRVTIDGNLIDLNCLGATVEQYDILRKAINNSQVVSHKSQLRRFNFTRISDFRSVVL encoded by the coding sequence ATGCGAATGGTAATCAATGAATCAACAATTAACAACTTTAATATCATCACAGAATTAGCTAAAACTAAAAACCCATGCTTGGGTAATTTAATAGATATTAACTCTTCTCACTTACAAATAATTGCGAATTTTAATTTCCTTTCGAGCCAGCGCCCGAAACTCAAGAAACTAGGAATTTATTGCTTGATATCTCTCAACAATACTCCGACAATTTTGCTGGAAAACAATTGTCAACAAATTTTACTAGAATACATCAAAGAGATTGGCTGGAATGATTTACAGTATGTGGGTTTTGTAGAAAATTCTGGGAGATATGCCAGATTTCATTTGATTTTCAATAGAGTAACTATTGATGGTAATTTGATTGATTTGAATTGCTTGGGAGCTACAGTAGAACAATATGATATTTTACGAAAAGCCATAAATAATTCGCAAGTCGTAAGTCACAAGTCGCAATTAAGAAGATTTAATTTTACCAGAATTTCTGATTTTAGATCCGTTGTTTTATAA
- a CDS encoding type IV secretory system conjugative DNA transfer family protein, with protein MSKNLPSTSTAKNQQFRFEQLTNPNDDIGKYTYQLFTPNGLTVLSMLAAYILIRVLFGDSSNKKKIATSYWGGSKEIATAKKKALKQIANPKCDSAALYVGDYFNKKGSSNNTTFFIPDVQRGTAAIGAPGTGKTAGAINPMIYSAIEQGFSIVAYDFKYPSQAKIAAYAKSQGYDVHIFAPGFPESEVCNPIDFLRDSSDAETARQIATVINKNFRILNNSNEDGFFGPSGDQLTQAILMLTKEFGEQADVMTSAAILSSEQMVQRLMGGDLNPWVKIAFGQLFSSAASEKTVAGIVATASIMFTRFMAKNTVGCFIGKTTLPLELSGKQMIIFGLDRERREAVGPLMTSILHMIIARNIAKRRKEPLIVALDELPSIYLPDLFRWLNESRSEGFCGLLGWQNMAQLEKNYGKEVARAILGACSTKFIFNPGENDSAQLFSSFLGDEEIKYKHKSRSTGGGKANTTTSDQEKTKKLFEPAQFLKLPLGKCVFINPAYANKKEGSVPLLKNIKLSRHLKNIEAYNEEHWSKLVSYLVRKSQQRFPTKEDVESRRAEINVRFPLPQTPQNAQNPSPFSISEVSSLINSESSDSNPTDADVFI; from the coding sequence ATGAGTAAGAATTTACCATCCACATCAACTGCTAAAAACCAGCAATTTCGTTTTGAGCAATTAACAAACCCTAACGATGACATTGGCAAGTACACTTATCAGTTATTTACTCCTAATGGGCTGACAGTTTTGAGCATGTTAGCGGCATACATCCTCATAAGGGTACTTTTTGGCGATAGCTCTAACAAGAAGAAAATTGCTACTAGTTATTGGGGGGGGAGTAAAGAGATTGCTACTGCCAAAAAAAAGGCACTCAAACAAATAGCCAATCCCAAATGTGATAGTGCCGCACTTTATGTAGGAGATTACTTTAATAAAAAAGGAAGTAGTAACAACACTACCTTTTTTATCCCTGACGTACAAAGGGGAACAGCAGCGATTGGCGCTCCCGGTACGGGTAAAACTGCTGGGGCGATTAACCCGATGATTTACTCTGCTATTGAGCAAGGGTTTTCCATCGTTGCCTATGATTTCAAGTATCCATCGCAAGCCAAAATTGCTGCTTACGCTAAGAGTCAGGGCTACGATGTTCACATCTTTGCGCCGGGATTCCCAGAGTCTGAAGTTTGCAACCCGATTGATTTCTTGAGGGATTCTTCTGACGCAGAGACAGCCAGACAAATTGCTACTGTCATTAACAAAAACTTCCGAATTCTCAATAATAGCAATGAAGATGGTTTTTTTGGCCCATCAGGAGATCAGCTAACTCAAGCCATCCTGATGTTGACTAAGGAATTTGGTGAACAGGCTGATGTGATGACTTCTGCTGCCATACTGTCTAGTGAGCAGATGGTACAACGCCTGATGGGAGGCGACCTCAACCCCTGGGTTAAGATTGCCTTTGGTCAATTGTTCAGTTCTGCCGCATCTGAAAAAACTGTGGCAGGGATTGTTGCCACAGCCAGTATCATGTTTACTCGCTTTATGGCCAAAAACACAGTCGGCTGTTTCATTGGTAAAACGACCCTGCCCTTGGAACTCAGTGGCAAGCAGATGATTATTTTTGGGCTAGACAGGGAACGTCGTGAAGCTGTTGGCCCCCTCATGACCAGCATTCTACACATGATTATTGCCCGTAACATTGCTAAAAGGCGAAAAGAGCCACTAATAGTTGCGTTGGATGAATTACCTTCAATTTACTTACCTGATTTATTTAGGTGGCTGAATGAATCTCGTTCTGAGGGTTTTTGCGGACTACTAGGCTGGCAGAATATGGCACAGCTAGAGAAGAATTATGGCAAAGAAGTCGCAAGGGCTATTCTTGGTGCTTGCAGTACAAAGTTTATTTTTAATCCTGGGGAGAATGACTCGGCTCAATTATTTTCGAGCTTTTTAGGAGATGAAGAAATCAAATATAAACACAAAAGTCGGTCTACTGGTGGAGGTAAGGCGAATACTACTACCAGCGATCAAGAAAAAACCAAAAAGCTATTTGAGCCAGCACAATTTTTGAAACTACCATTGGGTAAATGCGTTTTCATTAACCCTGCTTACGCTAATAAAAAAGAAGGTTCAGTACCTTTACTAAAAAATATTAAACTTTCAAGACACTTGAAAAACATCGAAGCATATAACGAGGAACATTGGTCAAAGCTTGTTTCTTATTTGGTTCGGAAAAGTCAACAAAGATTTCCGACAAAGGAAGATGTGGAATCTCGACGTGCCGAGATTAATGTACGTTTTCCTCTCCCACAAACTCCTCAAAATGCTCAGAATCCTTCTCCCTTTAGTATATCAGAGGTTAGTTCTTTGATTAATTCGGAATCCTCGGATTCTAACCCAACAGACGCAGATGTATTTATTTAA